Proteins encoded by one window of Acetivibrio thermocellus ATCC 27405:
- a CDS encoding methylcobamide:CoM methyltransferase MtbA, translating to MNSISPKERILRVLKKQKVDRPPVICPGGMMNAAIVDIMKTTGHTLPEAHHDDRLMAELSRDVHKYTGFENFGIPFCMTVEAEVLGSSINFGTLACEPKIEKEAFDSVSNVVYQDIGKMLKKGRIESVIQAAWHLSKKNKDIPVVGNLTGPLSTSASIVDPVTFLKELRKDNENAHRVINYVTDFLIEYAKLMIENGVDLISIGDPTATGEILGPKMFEEYAVRYLNKLVDGIHSLNAPVIVHICGNINTVKRFIPQIRSDAISTDAMINLRALKDEFPYLTTMGNLSTFLLQFGTPEKVADQTQRLLRDGIDIISPACGLSTTSSIQNIKALTKTVKEHGEYARSSVLPAKQVH from the coding sequence ATGAACAGCATAAGTCCCAAGGAAAGGATATTGCGTGTGCTAAAAAAACAAAAAGTTGACCGGCCGCCTGTAATTTGCCCCGGAGGCATGATGAATGCTGCGATTGTTGATATTATGAAGACTACCGGACATACCCTTCCGGAAGCACATCACGATGACAGGCTTATGGCGGAGCTTTCCCGGGATGTGCATAAATACACGGGCTTTGAGAACTTTGGCATTCCCTTTTGCATGACCGTTGAAGCAGAGGTGCTGGGCAGTAGCATAAATTTTGGAACACTGGCCTGCGAACCAAAAATCGAAAAAGAAGCCTTTGATTCGGTATCGAATGTAGTGTATCAGGATATCGGCAAAATGCTTAAAAAAGGCAGGATAGAATCTGTCATTCAGGCAGCCTGGCACCTGTCCAAAAAAAATAAGGATATACCTGTTGTTGGGAATTTGACAGGGCCTTTGAGCACTTCGGCGTCTATAGTAGATCCTGTGACCTTTCTTAAGGAGCTTAGAAAAGACAATGAAAATGCCCATAGGGTAATAAATTATGTCACGGACTTTTTAATCGAATATGCAAAGCTTATGATTGAGAACGGTGTGGACTTGATATCCATAGGAGATCCTACTGCAACGGGCGAAATTTTAGGGCCGAAAATGTTTGAAGAATATGCCGTAAGATACCTGAACAAGCTGGTTGACGGGATACATTCCTTAAATGCCCCGGTAATTGTACATATTTGCGGAAATATAAACACGGTAAAGCGCTTTATTCCCCAAATCAGGTCTGACGCAATCAGCACCGATGCGATGATAAATCTTCGGGCGCTGAAAGATGAGTTTCCTTATTTAACGACAATGGGCAATTTAAGCACTTTTCTTCTTCAATTCGGAACTCCTGAAAAAGTGGCAGACCAGACGCAGCGCCTGCTGAGGGACGGAATAGATATAATATCTCCGGCGTGCGGCCTAAGTACAACGTCTTCAATTCAAAATATAAAGGCTCTGACCAAAACTGTAAAGGAGCATGGAGAGTATGCCAGAAGTAGTGTTTTACCCGCAAAACAAGTCCATTAA
- a CDS encoding ASKHA domain-containing protein, translating into MPEVVFYPQNKSINVEEGTTILQAARSAGVIIESPCNGTGTCGKCKVRLDEKSLPNVLAKSRHYLSKEEEEQGYVLACETQITGDIKVELGENKQNGTLKILSRGHSFNIDLKPFIRKEYFVHEDVTKVFAGKEQLGIEAGDTTKENYGAVVDIGTTTLVASIVNLNNGDEIGTSSALNPQAVHAQDVLSRIKFSSDADGLKVMHSELTDKINSMIGKIALRAGISKEHIYEIVFSGNTCMLHLASNTCPESLGKYPYTPKISGAAYLDAAKYNIDISPFGIIYLPPIISAYVGADIVSGILASQLHEKDGVILFVDIGTNGEMVLASCGNLSATSTAAGPAFEGMNITCGMRAGEAAIEFFEIEEQGSINIKVIGETEAAGICGSGLLDMVGEFAAHGVIKKNGQFIDPESENVLHPKLAERLVRQDGKWIFKVTDKVFLSQKDIRQVQLAKGAVRAGIEFLLENKGVRASDVDKVLIAGSFGYHLREKSLINIGLLPKEFEGKVEFVGNTSLSGAKAFLLNQTYREKMKETVKSVEVLELANYKDFDRVFVRCLSF; encoded by the coding sequence ATGCCAGAAGTAGTGTTTTACCCGCAAAACAAGTCCATTAATGTAGAAGAAGGAACCACCATTCTTCAGGCGGCCCGCAGTGCAGGAGTGATAATAGAGTCCCCGTGCAACGGTACAGGAACTTGCGGAAAATGCAAAGTAAGACTGGATGAGAAATCTTTGCCAAATGTCCTGGCAAAAAGCAGGCATTACCTTTCCAAAGAGGAAGAGGAGCAAGGGTATGTACTGGCCTGCGAAACGCAAATAACCGGGGACATCAAGGTTGAACTTGGCGAAAACAAGCAAAATGGCACTCTCAAAATATTAAGCAGGGGTCACAGTTTTAATATAGATTTGAAGCCTTTTATAAGAAAGGAATACTTCGTCCACGAAGACGTTACAAAAGTGTTTGCCGGAAAAGAACAATTGGGAATTGAAGCAGGAGATACAACAAAAGAAAACTATGGAGCCGTCGTTGACATAGGAACTACAACCTTGGTGGCCTCCATTGTAAATTTAAACAACGGGGACGAAATAGGTACTTCTTCGGCATTAAATCCTCAGGCCGTCCATGCCCAGGATGTGTTGTCGAGAATCAAGTTTTCATCCGATGCCGATGGGCTTAAAGTTATGCATAGTGAACTGACAGACAAAATTAACAGCATGATTGGTAAAATAGCTTTAAGGGCCGGTATCAGCAAAGAACACATATATGAAATTGTTTTCAGCGGCAACACATGCATGCTTCATTTGGCTTCAAACACCTGCCCCGAATCCCTTGGGAAGTATCCGTATACTCCAAAGATAAGCGGTGCCGCATATCTGGACGCTGCCAAATACAATATTGATATTTCGCCGTTTGGAATTATATATCTGCCTCCGATTATATCGGCTTATGTGGGCGCTGACATCGTTTCCGGAATTTTGGCATCGCAGCTTCATGAGAAAGATGGCGTTATTTTGTTTGTTGACATAGGTACCAACGGGGAAATGGTACTGGCCTCTTGTGGAAATCTTTCGGCTACGTCCACGGCGGCAGGACCGGCTTTTGAAGGAATGAACATAACCTGCGGCATGAGGGCGGGGGAGGCGGCAATAGAGTTTTTTGAAATTGAGGAACAGGGGAGTATTAACATTAAGGTTATCGGTGAAACGGAAGCGGCGGGAATTTGCGGAAGCGGGCTTTTGGATATGGTTGGTGAGTTTGCGGCCCATGGAGTTATTAAAAAGAACGGCCAATTTATTGACCCGGAAAGCGAAAACGTTCTGCATCCGAAACTGGCGGAAAGACTTGTAAGACAGGACGGAAAATGGATTTTTAAAGTTACCGACAAAGTTTTCCTTTCTCAAAAAGATATAAGGCAGGTTCAGCTTGCAAAGGGAGCTGTAAGGGCCGGAATTGAATTTTTGCTGGAAAACAAAGGGGTAAGAGCCTCCGATGTGGATAAAGTGCTTATTGCTGGGTCTTTTGGATATCATCTGAGGGAAAAAAGCCTTATCAATATAGGTCTTCTTCCAAAAGAGTTTGAGGGTAAGGTGGAGTTTGTCGGCAATACTTCGCTGTCCGGCGCAAAAGCCTTTCTTTTGAATCAAACCTATAGGGAGAAAATGAAGGAAACGGTAAAAAGTGTCGAGGTTCTGGAACTGGCAAATTACAAGGATTTTGACAGGGTCTTTGTCAGGTGCCTGAGTTTTTAG
- a CDS encoding DUF1847 domain-containing protein codes for MGKRDKRMSCSDCGVLNCYRREKSFPDFCLTTNVPQKEIEKVNELYKNDSLVSKIAHTAAEIEGTYYGKLTRVEEIIAFAKRIGAKKIGIATCIGLMNEAKIFAKILKAKGLESYSVICKVGSIDKTEIGIAEEFKIQKGCHEALCNPILQARLLNREKTDLNVIVGLCVGHDSLFIKYSKAPVTTLITKDRVLGHNPAAALYTSGFYYKRLFDENDI; via the coding sequence ATGGGAAAAAGAGATAAAAGAATGAGCTGCTCTGATTGCGGAGTTCTAAACTGCTACAGACGCGAAAAAAGTTTTCCGGACTTTTGTCTGACTACCAACGTACCGCAAAAAGAGATAGAAAAAGTTAACGAGCTTTACAAAAATGACAGCCTGGTTTCAAAAATAGCTCATACGGCGGCAGAAATTGAAGGTACTTATTATGGGAAGCTTACAAGAGTGGAAGAGATTATTGCGTTTGCCAAAAGGATAGGTGCAAAAAAAATAGGGATTGCAACCTGCATAGGCCTTATGAATGAAGCAAAAATTTTTGCCAAGATATTAAAGGCAAAAGGACTTGAAAGCTACAGCGTTATTTGCAAAGTTGGGTCAATAGATAAAACGGAAATTGGGATTGCAGAAGAGTTTAAAATCCAGAAGGGCTGCCACGAAGCCTTGTGCAATCCGATTTTGCAGGCAAGGCTCCTTAACAGGGAAAAAACAGACCTCAATGTAATTGTCGGGCTGTGCGTGGGCCACGATTCGTTGTTTATTAAATACTCCAAGGCGCCTGTAACGACCTTGATAACCAAGGACAGAGTGTTGGGACACAATCCGGCGGCAGCTTTGTACACCAGTGGTTTCTATTATAAAAGACTTTTTGATGAAAACGATATTTAA